A DNA window from Solanum lycopersicum chromosome 3, SLM_r2.1 contains the following coding sequences:
- the LOC101259614 gene encoding non-specific lipid-transfer protein 2: MKKGSSFIAILLVLFLSELLVTEAVTCSVTELVPCAAAILSSQPPSKECCNKLKEQKPCLCGYLKNPSLKQYVNSPNAKKVAKTCGVSTPSC, from the coding sequence ATGAAGAAGGGAAGTAGTTTTATTGCAATATTGTTAGTCCTTTTTCTTAGTGAATTGCTTGTCACGGAGGCCGTGACATGCAGTGTTACAGAGCTAGTTCCATGTGCCGCGGCGATCCTGTCATCACAACCACCCTCTAAGGAATGTTGCAATAAGTTGAAAGAGCAAAAGCCTTGTCTTTGTGGATATCTTAAGAATCCAAGCCTTAAGCAATATGTCAACTCTCCTAATGCCAAAAAAGTTGCTAAAACTTGTGGAGTATCCACTCCAAGTTGTTAG